One Hyla sarda isolate aHylSar1 chromosome 11, aHylSar1.hap1, whole genome shotgun sequence genomic window carries:
- the LOC130295113 gene encoding LOW QUALITY PROTEIN: LIX1-like protein (The sequence of the model RefSeq protein was modified relative to this genomic sequence to represent the inferred CDS: inserted 1 base in 1 codon; deleted 2 bases in 2 codons), translated as MESVRPQRLQXGVGPGVSAGTLRSLRPGVTGSSFPGAQASAPPPPLGLGIPGSAGSPAVLREAVEAVVRSFAKHTQGYGRVNVVEALQEFWQMKQTRGAELKNGALVVYEMVPSNSPPYVCYVTLPGGSCFGSFQFCPTKAEARRSAAKIALMNSVFNEHPSRRITDEFIEKSVCEALATFNGNREEADNPNTGIGAFRFMLESNKGKSMLEFQELMTVFQLLHWNGSLKAMRERQCSRQEVLAHYSHRALDDDMRNQMAMDWVNREQDSPGILTRELAATERQLDEARLAGKELRYHKEKKDILMLAAGQLGNIHASNC; from the exons ATGGAGTCGGTCCGTCCGCAGCGGTTGC CGGGGGTCGGGCCCGGGGTGTCGGCGGGGACCCTGCGCTCTTTGCGGCCCGGAGTGACCGGCAGCTCGTTC CCCGGCGCTCAGGCCTCGGCTCCTCCACCCCCGCTC GGCCTGGGGATCCCGGGGAGTGCGGGCAGCCCGGCGGTGCTGCGGGAGGCGGTGGAGGCCGTGGTGCGGAGCTTCGCTAAACACACCCAGGGCTACGGGAGAG TGAACGTGGTGGAGGCGCTGCAGGAGTTCTGGCAGATGAAGCAGACGCGGGGGGCGGAGCTGAAGAACGGCGCGCTGGTGGTGTACGAGATGGTGCCGTCCAATAGTCCGCCATACGTCTGCTACGTCACCCTCCCCGGGGGCAGCTGCTTCGGGAGCTTCCAG TTCTGTCCGACTAaagcggaggccaggaggagCGCGGCCAAGATCGCCCTGATGAACTCCGTCTTTAACGAGCACCCGTCCCGCCGGATCACCGACGAGTTCATCGAGAAGAGCGTCTGCGAGGCCCTGGCCACGTTCAAC GGAAATCGCGAGGAAGCCGATAACCCAAACACCGGGATCGGAGCCTTCCGCTTCATGCTGGAGTCAAACAAGGGCAAATCCATGCTGGAATTCCAG GAGCTGATGACGGTCTTCCAGCTCTTGCACTGGAACGGTAGCCTGAAGGCGATGAGGGAACGTCAGTGCTCCCGCCAG GAGGTGTTGGCTCACTACTCCCATCGGGCGCTGGATGATGATATGAGGAACCAGATGGCCATGGATTGGGTGAACCGAGAACAGGACAGTCCTGGAATCCTCACCAGAGAGCTAGCGGCCACAGAGAGACAACTGGACGAGGCTCGGCTCGCTGGGAAGGAGCTTCGCTACCACAAGGAGAAGAAGGATATCCTGATGCTGGCTGCCGGGCAGTTGGGGAACATCCACGCCTCCAACTGCTAG